A genomic window from Tolypothrix sp. PCC 7910 includes:
- a CDS encoding HEAT repeat domain-containing protein: MSTNIDSELNQWLEMLRSPEVSDRLVAVKTLQHLGDEGAIDALIVALQDESTAVQKIAVTALWEIANPATVPALLPCLASPDPEIRSEALSALGELISSEDLLLLLDALQQPNINLQLNVLILLRKIHDAQSLPAVLSFFNSEHPQLREAAVTTLSYLNQVQICPPALSLIRDRDDNVRRATALTLGHLADAEIVDLLSNALNHDTDWQVRRNAAKSLALHADAKIIPTVLIAMKDAHWQVRKFAIQVLQKIPDIQSLPALIEALTDEYSDVRKEAAIALGNLGKTEALNALQQALDDPDREVSIYAKKAIQKIGEGTRT, from the coding sequence ATGTCAACAAACATAGATTCTGAATTAAATCAATGGTTGGAAATGTTGCGATCGCCTGAAGTAAGCGATCGCTTAGTTGCAGTCAAAACCCTGCAACATTTGGGGGATGAGGGGGCGATTGATGCGCTGATTGTAGCTTTGCAAGATGAAAGCACCGCCGTGCAAAAAATTGCTGTCACTGCACTATGGGAAATTGCCAATCCCGCCACTGTTCCAGCTTTATTACCATGTTTAGCTTCACCAGATCCAGAAATTCGCAGTGAGGCGCTATCAGCTTTGGGTGAGTTGATATCTTCAGAAGATTTGCTATTGTTGCTAGATGCGTTACAGCAACCGAATATCAACCTGCAACTAAATGTGTTAATTCTGTTGCGAAAGATACATGATGCTCAGTCGCTCCCGGCGGTGCTATCCTTCTTTAATTCAGAACATCCCCAACTACGAGAAGCGGCTGTTACTACTCTTAGCTATCTCAATCAAGTGCAGATATGCCCACCTGCCTTATCTTTAATCCGCGATCGCGATGACAATGTGCGTCGTGCAACTGCGCTAACGTTAGGGCATTTGGCAGATGCAGAGATAGTAGATTTACTTAGTAACGCACTGAATCATGATACAGATTGGCAAGTACGCCGCAATGCTGCCAAATCTTTAGCACTTCATGCTGATGCCAAAATTATTCCTACTGTATTAATTGCAATGAAAGATGCACATTGGCAAGTGAGAAAATTTGCTATCCAAGTATTACAGAAAATACCTGATATCCAGTCTTTACCTGCACTCATTGAAGCTCTAACAGATGAATATTCAGATGTGAGAAAAGAAGCTGCGATCGCTCTTGGCAATTTGGGTAAAACTGAAGCTTTAAATGCCTTGCAGCAAGCACTAGACGATCCCGATAGAGAGGTTAGTATATACGCAAAAAAGGCAATTCAGAAAATTGGAGAGGGAACGAGAACATAA
- a CDS encoding HAD family hydrolase, with protein MPNILFDLDGTLTDAKPGITRSIQYALSELGYTPPDVDELGWYIGPPITETFSLLLRTTDEKLLTQAISLYRDRFSTIGLFENILYPQIPETLKTLRTHGYKTFIATSKPYIYTIRIIEHFGLSPLFDGIYGSELDGTRSVKGDLIGHILLTEKLSPSTVFMVGDRKHDMIGAKKNQVATIGVTYGYGTEEELKTHGADWIAYSPEDIPKLIIPHL; from the coding sequence ATGCCCAACATCCTATTTGATTTAGATGGAACTTTAACCGATGCCAAGCCTGGTATTACTCGTAGTATTCAATATGCGCTTTCGGAACTTGGTTACACACCGCCAGATGTTGATGAATTGGGTTGGTATATCGGCCCGCCAATCACAGAGACGTTTTCGCTGTTACTGAGAACTACAGATGAAAAGTTACTGACACAGGCTATTTCACTGTACCGCGATCGCTTTTCTACGATTGGATTATTTGAAAATATTCTTTATCCCCAAATTCCCGAAACCCTAAAAACCCTTCGCACTCATGGTTACAAAACCTTTATCGCTACTTCTAAACCCTATATTTATACCATCCGCATTATTGAACATTTTGGCTTATCACCGCTATTTGATGGTATTTACGGTAGCGAACTAGATGGAACCCGCAGTGTTAAAGGCGACTTAATTGGGCATATTTTACTAACAGAGAAGCTTTCACCCTCTACAGTTTTTATGGTAGGCGATCGCAAACACGACATGATCGGAGCCAAGAAAAATCAAGTTGCAACCATCGGCGTTACTTATGGCTACGGAACTGAGGAAGAATTGAAAACCCACGGTGCTGATTGGATTGCTTATTCTCCAGAAGATATTCCCAAATTGATAATTCCTCATTTGTGA
- a CDS encoding sulfite exporter TauE/SafE family protein, producing the protein MPPSLTILHTLLLFSTAFIAGGLNAVAGGGSFITFPALIFTGVPPIIANATNNTAIWVAALASAGAYRKDLGIKRQVFLLLCGISLFGGIIGSLALLYTSADVFRKLIPYLLLSATLVFTFGDSLRGWLQLQSQKSTPESVPIFNLALAQLAIAIYGGFFGAGLGILMLATLSFLGIKNIHTINAFKAFLGSCINGIAIIPFIFAGVIAWEQAILMAVGGSLGGYLSAHYARKLKPQLIRKFVIFVAFSMTIYFFVHG; encoded by the coding sequence ATGCCACCATCTTTAACTATTCTCCATACCTTACTTTTATTCAGCACCGCTTTCATTGCAGGTGGGTTGAATGCTGTTGCAGGTGGTGGAAGTTTTATTACGTTTCCAGCGCTGATTTTTACAGGAGTACCGCCAATTATTGCAAATGCTACAAATAATACCGCTATTTGGGTGGCTGCTTTGGCTAGTGCTGGAGCCTACCGTAAAGATTTGGGGATTAAACGGCAGGTTTTTTTGCTGTTATGTGGCATAAGTTTATTCGGTGGAATTATTGGCTCTTTAGCTTTACTCTATACCTCTGCTGATGTATTTAGAAAGCTCATCCCCTATCTACTACTATCAGCAACCCTAGTATTTACCTTTGGCGACAGTCTCAGAGGATGGTTGCAGCTTCAGAGTCAGAAGTCAACGCCGGAGTCTGTACCTATATTTAACCTTGCCTTGGCACAATTAGCGATCGCTATCTATGGCGGTTTTTTCGGTGCAGGTTTAGGAATTTTAATGTTGGCAACCCTATCATTTTTGGGTATCAAAAATATTCATACAATTAACGCTTTTAAAGCATTTTTAGGCAGTTGTATTAATGGAATTGCCATTATTCCTTTTATTTTTGCAGGTGTAATTGCTTGGGAACAAGCGATTTTAATGGCTGTGGGTGGTTCTTTAGGCGGATATCTCAGCGCCCATTATGCTCGTAAATTAAAACCCCAATTAATTCGTAAATTTGTCATCTTTGTTGCCTTCAGTATGACTATCTACTTTTTTGTTCACGGCTAG
- a CDS encoding NUDIX hydrolase: MDSLNWKILKSQYLVKDKWLALRADTYQTPDGQIVEPFYVFEYSTWVNVVALTKNQEVVLVEQYRHGIQQTVLELPGGCMEPEDISPLEAAKRELLEESGYTSENFLETGIISPNPATHNNSIHCFLAKNVELVADLKLDPTEIINVKLLPLDDLIQNIDSGILLQSFHLSSLFFALKKLGKLHFI; this comes from the coding sequence GTGGATTCCTTAAATTGGAAGATATTAAAGTCTCAATATTTAGTCAAAGATAAATGGCTTGCACTCCGTGCTGACACTTATCAAACGCCAGATGGACAAATAGTCGAGCCTTTTTATGTTTTTGAATATTCAACATGGGTGAATGTTGTCGCGTTAACCAAAAATCAGGAAGTGGTGTTAGTTGAACAATATCGCCACGGTATTCAACAAACAGTTTTAGAATTACCTGGTGGTTGTATGGAACCAGAAGATATTTCACCACTAGAAGCAGCAAAACGTGAATTATTAGAGGAATCAGGATATACAAGCGAAAATTTTCTTGAGACAGGAATAATCTCACCGAATCCAGCAACTCATAATAACTCAATTCATTGCTTTTTAGCAAAAAATGTAGAGCTTGTAGCCGACTTAAAGTTAGATCCAACTGAAATCATCAATGTAAAACTATTGCCATTAGATGATTTAATCCAAAACATCGATAGCGGTATATTGCTGCAATCATTTCATCTCAGTTCATTATTTTTCGCTTTAAAGAAACTAGGGAAACTGCACTTTATTTAA
- the argJ gene encoding bifunctional glutamate N-acetyltransferase/amino-acid acetyltransferase ArgJ has product MSLTPSLTPQGFQTFITNLGIKDSTDDFVLIKSNVPCIADGVFTQSLFAGPSVTISRRNLKDYQAQGIVVISKNANVANGAIGKADAEEVIQIVATETGISPDNLVIASTGVIGRRYPIEKIRSGLLEIGKKLTTANFNLAARGIMTTDTVPKLAARQVGNAKLVGIAKGVGMIEPNMATMLAFFFTDAALSADVLRSVFRSIVDKTFNCLSVDTDTSTSDTAIILANGLAGAVSESEFAIALQEISHELVLTIARDGEGATKVIEVTVDSALNYAQAKKVAKAIVNSPLVKTAVYGADPNWGRIAMAIGKCEDELTINPENIGIRFDNIQVYPNVLNEDNLEALRQVMSQDKVNIHVSLNIGEAIATVWGCDLSEGYVEINGKYST; this is encoded by the coding sequence ATGTCCTTAACTCCATCTTTAACTCCGCAAGGATTTCAGACTTTTATTACTAACTTAGGTATCAAAGACTCCACCGATGATTTTGTATTGATTAAATCTAATGTTCCCTGTATTGCTGATGGAGTATTTACACAAAGTCTTTTTGCTGGGCCAAGTGTAACTATTAGCCGCCGCAACTTGAAAGATTATCAAGCACAGGGAATTGTTGTGATCTCTAAAAATGCCAATGTAGCTAATGGTGCTATTGGTAAGGCTGATGCAGAAGAAGTTATTCAAATTGTCGCCACTGAAACTGGCATTTCTCCAGATAATCTTGTCATAGCTTCTACAGGCGTAATTGGTAGACGTTACCCTATAGAAAAAATTCGCTCTGGATTGTTAGAAATTGGCAAGAAATTAACTACGGCTAATTTTAATTTGGCAGCACGCGGTATTATGACAACCGATACTGTACCAAAGCTAGCGGCGCGACAAGTTGGAAATGCCAAACTTGTAGGAATTGCTAAAGGCGTAGGGATGATTGAGCCGAATATGGCAACAATGCTAGCTTTCTTTTTTACAGATGCAGCGCTTTCTGCTGATGTGTTACGTTCAGTTTTTCGTTCTATAGTAGATAAAACATTCAATTGTTTAAGTGTTGATACAGATACTTCTACTAGTGATACTGCCATCATTTTAGCTAATGGTTTAGCAGGTGCAGTTTCCGAGTCAGAATTTGCTATTGCACTACAAGAAATATCTCATGAATTAGTTTTGACAATAGCGCGAGATGGCGAAGGCGCTACTAAGGTGATTGAAGTAACTGTAGATTCAGCCTTGAATTATGCACAAGCTAAAAAAGTTGCGAAAGCTATCGTCAATTCCCCTTTGGTGAAAACTGCTGTTTATGGTGCAGATCCAAATTGGGGAAGAATAGCAATGGCTATAGGTAAATGTGAGGATGAACTGACAATAAATCCAGAAAATATTGGAATTCGGTTTGATAATATTCAAGTCTATCCGAATGTTTTAAATGAGGATAATTTGGAAGCATTAAGGCAAGTGATGTCCCAAGATAAAGTAAATATTCATGTGAGCTTGAATATTGGCGAAGCTATTGCAACTGTCTGGGGTTGTGATTTGTCAGAAGGTTATGTAGAAATTAATGGTAAATACTCCACTTAA
- a CDS encoding ferredoxin family protein, producing the protein MALTNQRVDVPVIVDESKCLEKCRVCIEVCPLDVLAKNPETGKAYMKYDECWFCLPCERECPTNAIKVQIPFLLR; encoded by the coding sequence ATGGCTTTAACTAATCAAAGAGTAGATGTTCCCGTGATTGTGGACGAGTCTAAATGTTTAGAAAAATGTCGGGTTTGTATTGAAGTTTGTCCGCTTGATGTACTAGCCAAAAATCCGGAGACTGGCAAAGCATATATGAAATATGACGAATGTTGGTTTTGTCTTCCTTGTGAAAGGGAATGTCCAACAAATGCCATTAAGGTGCAAATTCCTTTTTTATTAAGGTAA
- a CDS encoding sulfite exporter TauE/SafE family protein, with translation MDILQIIMLAGIFFFASIVSVIAGSTSLITVPIMLEFGIEPRTAIATNMFALTLMSIGGTLPFMGKKIINPIRLPLLTLLTIVGSFLGALLVLILPSKSMPLIISISMIIVAILSVINRHAGVSPSQLIPPHIAEISGYVVTFILGIYGGFFSGGYVTLLTAAYVMLFRMIFVEAIATTKFINIFSSLIATIIFLQQGIVNYDLGIILGTTMFIGGIIGGRLTLKLSNVWLQRIYLTVVAILAFVTLRKSQTSNQPASTIDLLTPSA, from the coding sequence GTGGATATTTTGCAAATAATTATGCTGGCTGGAATATTTTTCTTTGCCAGCATTGTTAGCGTGATTGCTGGTAGCACATCGCTGATTACTGTGCCTATAATGCTGGAATTTGGCATAGAACCCCGAACTGCGATCGCTACCAATATGTTTGCATTAACTTTAATGAGTATAGGCGGAACATTACCTTTTATGGGTAAGAAAATTATTAACCCTATACGCTTACCATTACTAACTTTATTAACTATAGTCGGTTCATTTTTAGGAGCATTATTGGTACTGATTTTGCCTTCTAAATCAATGCCATTGATAATTTCTATTTCAATGATAATAGTAGCTATCTTATCAGTAATTAATCGTCATGCTGGAGTTAGCCCATCTCAACTTATCCCTCCGCATATTGCAGAAATTTCTGGCTATGTAGTGACGTTTATTCTTGGTATTTATGGAGGTTTTTTTAGCGGTGGTTATGTCACTCTCCTCACAGCAGCTTATGTGATGCTATTTCGCATGATATTTGTAGAGGCGATCGCAACTACTAAATTTATCAATATATTTTCTTCTTTAATCGCCACTATAATTTTTTTGCAGCAAGGAATAGTCAATTACGACTTAGGAATAATTCTTGGCACTACTATGTTTATAGGTGGCATAATTGGCGGACGTTTAACTCTCAAATTGAGCAATGTCTGGTTACAACGTATTTACTTGACAGTAGTTGCTATCCTTGCATTTGTTACATTACGAAAATCACAAACATCAAATCAGCCAGCTAGTACAATTGATTTATTAACGCCTTCAGCTTAA
- a CDS encoding MBL fold metallo-hydrolase: MTNITEIAPDIYRISTYDSNIDLQFLQFLVKDEEPLLFHTGLKKLFPQVRDAVNQIIDSSKIRWISFSHFEADECGSLNEWLSIAPNAQTVCTPVAAFVSVDDFAIRPSKTLQHTEVLNTGKYSFQFQHTPQLPHGWDAGLFFETTNKTLLCSDLFHQFGDVEAITESDVIERFRQTIANYEVSPFPNYIPYTTHTDRILQELVALKPRTLATMHGSTFVGDGERALQDLATVLHEELVTKQKKV, from the coding sequence ATGACTAACATTACCGAAATTGCGCCGGATATATATCGCATCTCAACTTATGACTCAAATATAGATTTGCAATTCCTTCAATTTTTAGTCAAAGACGAAGAACCATTATTATTTCATACAGGTTTGAAGAAACTGTTTCCCCAAGTGCGCGATGCAGTAAATCAGATTATTGACTCATCAAAAATTCGCTGGATTAGCTTTAGCCATTTTGAAGCAGATGAATGTGGATCGCTTAATGAATGGCTTTCTATTGCACCAAATGCTCAAACAGTTTGTACGCCAGTCGCAGCTTTTGTTAGTGTAGATGACTTTGCCATTCGTCCATCTAAAACTTTGCAACACACTGAAGTTTTGAACACCGGGAAATACAGCTTTCAATTTCAACATACACCACAACTCCCCCACGGTTGGGATGCAGGATTGTTTTTTGAAACTACGAATAAAACCCTATTATGTTCAGACTTATTTCATCAGTTCGGAGATGTAGAAGCAATAACTGAGTCTGATGTAATTGAGCGTTTCCGTCAAACCATCGCCAATTATGAAGTTAGTCCTTTTCCTAATTACATACCCTATACAACCCATACTGATAGGATTCTCCAAGAATTAGTAGCACTCAAACCTCGAACTTTAGCAACAATGCATGGTTCCACATTTGTAGGTGATGGTGAACGTGCATTACAGGATTTAGCCACAGTACTCCATGAAGAGTTAGTCACAAAGCAAAAGAAGGTTTAA
- a CDS encoding class I SAM-dependent methyltransferase, with translation MAQQFCCQFARLPKLINLKKSGVQMPLYDSIGKQYTTTRIPDYRIVQKIIDLLNLPPGSLIADIGAGTGGYSQALANRGFSVYAVEPSSVMRQQASEHPQVQWFNSYAEALPLADKSVDAAISILTIHHFSGLEKAFREMHRIIQDGPIILLSFDIRFAQRIWLYDYFPWMWEDALKFLPLHEITSLIEQNTQRKIEVIPLMLPDDLSDLFAAAAWRRPQLYLQPEVRAGISSFALGNPDLITSGITSLAADLSSGKWDAKYGDIRQVIEIDAGYRFLKATIVN, from the coding sequence ATGGCACAGCAATTTTGTTGCCAATTTGCCAGATTACCTAAGTTAATTAATCTCAAAAAATCCGGTGTGCAAATGCCTCTTTATGATTCCATTGGCAAACAATATACAACAACTCGCATCCCTGACTATCGCATTGTGCAGAAGATAATCGACTTACTCAATTTACCACCAGGTAGTCTGATTGCTGATATTGGCGCGGGAACTGGTGGTTATTCACAGGCGCTAGCTAATCGGGGATTTTCTGTTTATGCAGTTGAACCATCATCGGTAATGCGTCAACAAGCATCAGAACATCCACAAGTGCAATGGTTTAATAGCTATGCAGAAGCTTTACCTTTAGCCGATAAATCTGTTGATGCAGCAATCAGTATTTTGACAATTCATCATTTTTCGGGTTTAGAGAAAGCCTTCCGAGAAATGCACCGGATTATTCAGGATGGGCCAATTATATTGCTAAGTTTTGATATTAGATTTGCTCAAAGAATATGGTTATATGATTATTTTCCTTGGATGTGGGAAGATGCATTAAAATTTCTCCCACTGCATGAAATTACCAGTTTAATTGAGCAGAATACTCAAAGAAAAATTGAAGTCATACCTTTGATGTTACCTGACGATTTATCTGATTTATTTGCCGCAGCTGCTTGGAGACGTCCCCAGTTATATCTTCAACCAGAAGTGCGTGCGGGAATATCTTCTTTTGCTTTAGGTAATCCTGATTTAATTACATCTGGTATTACATCTCTAGCAGCAGATTTAAGTAGTGGTAAATGGGATGCAAAGTATGGAGATATTCGCCAGGTAATAGAAATTGATGCTGGTTATCGTTTTTTGAAAGCAACGATTGTCAACTAA
- a CDS encoding methyltransferase domain-containing protein encodes MPDKWNPEQYERFQAERSRPFYDLVNSVNPQENLRVLDLGCGTGKLTKYLHETLAAKETLGIDASEKMLSVASQFTGNGLRFEQGRIEDNPGDGKFDVVFSNAALQWLTEHETLFAKLRDKLQPSGQLAIQIPAMDDEPVHQLAVETAKEFSQELNGYVRRLEVLSPVAYAKLLYKLGFVQQQVKLQIYGHLLPSREAVVEWYRGTLLTAYETQLDTQTYERFVARYQQKLFNILPDERPFFFPYKRILIWGLNP; translated from the coding sequence ATGCCAGATAAATGGAACCCAGAGCAATATGAACGATTTCAAGCCGAAAGAAGTCGCCCTTTTTACGACTTAGTAAATTCGGTAAATCCCCAAGAGAATCTAAGAGTTTTAGATTTAGGATGTGGAACCGGAAAGTTAACCAAGTATCTCCATGAAACATTAGCTGCGAAAGAAACCCTGGGAATAGATGCTTCTGAAAAAATGTTATCTGTAGCAAGTCAATTTACAGGTAATGGATTGCGCTTTGAGCAAGGAAGAATTGAAGATAACCCAGGAGACGGTAAATTTGATGTTGTTTTTTCTAACGCTGCTTTACAGTGGTTAACAGAACACGAAACATTATTTGCTAAATTACGAGACAAATTGCAACCCAGCGGACAATTAGCAATACAAATTCCCGCAATGGATGATGAGCCAGTGCATCAGTTAGCTGTAGAGACAGCAAAGGAATTTAGTCAAGAATTAAATGGATATGTGCGGCGATTAGAAGTACTTTCTCCAGTAGCTTATGCTAAACTACTTTATAAGTTAGGTTTTGTTCAACAACAAGTAAAGTTACAAATTTACGGGCATTTATTACCATCGCGAGAAGCTGTAGTGGAATGGTATCGGGGAACGTTACTTACCGCCTATGAAACACAGCTAGATACCCAAACTTATGAGCGATTTGTAGCCAGGTATCAACAAAAATTATTCAACATTTTACCCGATGAGCGTCCATTCTTTTTCCCCTACAAGCGAATTTTAATTTGGGGACTTAATCCATAA
- a CDS encoding DMT family transporter, with the protein MSFHNVTVRVLFSEHLVLSLFLLGGYVKPDLQSSFLLMFMRMLLVVPLMASVSFKLYPSAPQEFLSLFRRERRDVMLQALGCGVLMFLYITSLYIGIGLIPTGIALTIFFTYPVFTALLSWKFFGDAPTSFSWLVMGIILVGSVLTVPQSSATNSSNTIAIGICASLIAGIFNASYNVLAQKCLQKFHPVPFTWISFASTLVFSGLSLLLFPLPSAQLDWTPMWIGSIFSGLVSFLGHTLNNLGIRTIGATTASIIGASSPAMTALVAWATISETLNLIQCVGIGIVTLGIALLSREKFIGKQIRG; encoded by the coding sequence TTGTCATTTCACAACGTTACCGTCCGAGTTTTATTTTCAGAACATCTCGTACTGAGTTTATTTTTACTTGGTGGTTACGTTAAACCAGATTTACAAAGTTCATTCTTACTAATGTTTATGCGGATGCTGCTAGTGGTTCCACTAATGGCATCTGTATCATTCAAGCTATATCCATCTGCTCCTCAAGAATTCCTCAGCTTATTCAGACGGGAACGCCGAGATGTGATGCTGCAAGCCTTGGGCTGTGGAGTACTCATGTTTTTGTACATTACCTCGCTGTACATTGGCATTGGCTTGATACCCACAGGAATTGCACTCACTATATTTTTTACCTATCCGGTGTTTACAGCCCTGCTATCTTGGAAATTTTTTGGCGATGCTCCCACATCTTTTAGTTGGCTAGTCATGGGTATTATTCTCGTAGGCAGCGTTCTCACAGTTCCCCAATCTTCTGCTACCAACAGCAGTAATACCATTGCGATCGGCATTTGCGCCAGCCTGATTGCGGGGATTTTTAACGCCTCCTATAACGTCCTTGCCCAAAAATGTTTGCAGAAATTCCATCCAGTTCCCTTTACCTGGATTAGTTTTGCCTCAACTCTAGTATTTTCTGGATTGAGTTTACTCTTATTTCCCCTTCCCAGCGCCCAGCTTGACTGGACACCTATGTGGATTGGCAGTATTTTTTCCGGTTTAGTCAGTTTTCTCGGTCATACTCTCAATAATTTAGGAATTCGCACAATTGGCGCAACTACCGCCTCTATTATTGGTGCTAGTAGCCCAGCCATGACAGCCTTAGTTGCATGGGCAACAATTAGCGAAACTTTAAACCTGATTCAATGCGTGGGGATTGGTATCGTCACCTTGGGAATCGCTTTATTGAGCCGAGAGAAGTTTATAGGTAAGCAAATTAGGGGATGA
- the hpxZ gene encoding oxalurate catabolism protein HpxZ produces MTTVNDPAVVAEVTDLYLKYEEALANNNLEVMDSLFWDAPEVVRFGVTENLYGSEEIRNFRASRPNPKIEREISHLKVVTFGKDTATVTLEFRRIINGVERFGRQSQTWYRFPDGWKVVSAHVSLLPI; encoded by the coding sequence ATGACTACAGTAAATGACCCTGCTGTTGTAGCTGAAGTAACTGATTTATACCTTAAATACGAAGAAGCTTTGGCTAATAACAATTTAGAGGTGATGGATAGTTTATTTTGGGATGCACCTGAAGTAGTACGTTTTGGTGTAACAGAAAATCTCTACGGTAGTGAAGAGATTCGCAATTTTCGCGCCTCTCGACCAAACCCAAAAATTGAGCGCGAAATTTCTCATCTTAAAGTTGTGACTTTTGGTAAAGATACAGCAACTGTAACTCTAGAATTTCGCCGCATTATCAATGGTGTAGAACGTTTTGGGAGACAAAGCCAAACTTGGTACAGATTTCCAGATGGATGGAAGGTAGTTTCTGCTCATGTTTCGTTGTTACCGATATAA